The following DNA comes from Cedecea neteri.
TCGTTTTCTCCACCGGTATTCGTCCTCAAGACAAGCTGGCCACACAATGTGGGCTCGAAACAGCCCAGCGTGGTGGGATAACCATCAACGACAAGTGCCAGACTTCCGATCCGGATATTTATGCCATCGGAGAGTGCGCCAGTTGGAATAACCGCGTCTTCGGGCTCGTTGCGCCGGGTTATAAAATGGCTCAGGTCACAGCAGACCACCTGCTCGGGAGCGAAAACGCCTTTGAAGGCGCGGACATGAGCGCCAAGCTGAAACTGCTCGGCGTTGACGTCGGCGGTATTGGCGATGCTCACGCTCGCACGCCAAACGCCCGCAGCTATGTTTACCTCGATGAAAGCAAAGAGGTTTACAAACGTCTGGTGGTCAGCGAAGACAACAAAACCCTGCTCGGCGCAGTGCTGGTGGGCGACACCAGCGACTACGGTAACCTGCTGCAGCTGGTGTTGAACGCGATTGAGCTGCCGGAGAACCCGGATTCGCTGATCCTGCCAGCACACGCCAGCAGCGGCAAACCTTCAATTGGCGTCGATAAACTGCCGGAAAGCGCGCAAATCTGCTCCTGCTTTGACGTCACCAAAGGCGACCTGATCAAAGCCATCAATAAAGGTTGTCATACCGTCGCGGCGCTGAAAGCCGAAACCAAAGCCGGGACCGGCTGCGGCGGCTGTATTCCACTGGTAACTCAGGTGCTGAACGCCGAGCTGGCCAAAGCCGGTATCGAAGTGAACAACAACCTGTGCGAACACTTCGCCTTCTCGCGCCAGGAGCTGTACCACCTGATCCGCGTGGAAGGAATCAAATCCTTCGACCAGCTACTGCAAAAATACGGCAAGGGTTACGGCTGCGAAGTGTGTAAACCTACCGTGGGTTCGCTGCTGGCTTCCTGCTGGAATGACTATGTGCTGCAGCCGGAGCTAACGCCGCTGCAGGACACCAACGATAACTTCCTCGGCAACATCCAGAAAGACGGCACCTACTCGGTGATCCCGCGCTCAGCAGGCGGCGAAATCACGCCTGAAGGGCTGATGGAAGTGGGCCGTATCGCCCGCGAATACAACCTGTATACCAAAATCACCGGCTCCCAGCGCATCGGCCTGTTCGGCGCACAAAAGGACGATCTGCCGGAAATCTGGCGTCAGCTGATTGAAGCCGGGTTCGAAACCGGCCACGCCTATGCCAAAGCGTTGCGTATGGCGAAAACCTGCGTCGGCAGCACCTGGTGCCGCTACGGCGTGGGCGACAGCGTAGGGTTCGGTGTCGAGCTGGAAAACCGCTACAAGGGCATCCGTACCCCGCACAAAATGAAATTTGGCGTCTCTGGCTGTACCCGCGAATGTGCGGAAGCGCAGGGCAAAGACGTGGGCATTATCGCCACGGAGAAAGGTTGGAACCTGTATGTATGTGGTAACGGCGGCATGAAACCGCGCCACGCGGACCTGCTGGCGGCAGATCTCGACCACGATACCATCATCAAGTATCTCGACCGCTTCATGATGTTCTACATCCGCACCGCCGATAAACTCACCCGTACTTCCGTGTGGCTGGAGAACCTGGAAGGCGGCATTGATTATCTGCGTAGCGTGATTGTCGACGACAAGCTCGGCTTGAACGATCAGCTTGAAGCAGAGCTCAACCGCCTGCGCGAGAAAGTAATCTGTGAGTGGACAGAAACAGTGAATACGCCGCAGGCGCAGGTTCGCTTCAAACACTTTATCAACAGCCCGCAGCGCGATCCGAATGTGCAGACAGTTAGCGAGCGCGATCAACACCGTCCGGCCACGCCGTATGAGCGTATTCCGGTCACTCTGGTAGAAGTGGAGGAACACGCATGAGCCAGTGGACAACCGTTTGTCAGCTAGACGATATCCTGCCAGCAACCGGCGTTTGCGCCCTGGTCGGTTCGGCACAGGTGGCTATTTTCCGCCCACGTAAAGACGAGCAGGTTTACGCCATCAGCAATATCGACCCGTTCTTTGAAGCCAGCGTGCTTTCCCGCGGGCTGATTGCGGAACATCAGGCCGAGCTGTGGGTTGCCAGCCCGCTGAAAAAGCAGCACTTCCGCCTGCGCGACGGCCTGTGCATGGAAGATGAAAGCCGCTCCGTGCCGCACTATGAAGCTCGCGTGCAGGACGGGCTGGTGCAGATAAAAGCGTAATCCATAAAACAACCCTCACCCTGCCCTCTCCCTGAGGGAGAGGGTACCGACAGTATTCCTCCCTCGGGAGCGAGGGAACCGATCGAGCAACAATAGCGGCGACGGATGCCCCCCTCTCCCTTTGGGAGAGGGCCGGGGTGAGGGTAATTCATTCTAATTTTTATTTTTTAACTTCATTGGGATAGCAAAAATGTTCACCGATACCATCAATAAGTGTGCAGCGAATGCCGCGCGCATTAATCGTCTCTCACAGACAAACCCTCTGGGCTTCTGGGTGAGTTCCGCCATGGCGGGCGCCTACGTTGGCCTTGGCATCATCCTGATTTTCACCCTTGGTAATTTACTCGATCCGGCCATTCGTCCGCTGGTGATGGGTGCGACCTTCGGCATCGCCCTGACGCTGGTGATTATCGCCGGTTCCGAACTGTTCACCGGTCACACCATGTTCCTGACCTTCGGCGTGAAAGCGGGCACCATCTCTCACGGCCAAATGTGGGCGATTCTGCCGCAGACCTGGCTTGGCAATCTGGTAGGTTCAGTGTTTGTTGCGCTGTTGTATAGCTGGGGCGGAGGTAGCCTGCTGCCGGTAGATACCAGCATTGTGCACACCGTCGCGCTGGCAAAAACCACCGCGCCAGCGATGGTGCTGTTCTTTAAAGGGGCGCTGTGTAACTGGCTGGTTTGCCTGGCAATCTGGATGGCGATTCGTACCGAAGGGGCAGCGAAGTTCCTGGCAATCTGGTGGTGCCTGCTGGCATTTATCGCCTCCGGCTACGAGCACTCCATCGCCAACATGACGCTCTTTGCCCTCTCCTGGTTTGGTCACCACAGCGAGGCTTACACGCTGTCTGGCATCGGCCATAACCTGCTGTGGGTCACGCTGGGGAACACCCTTTCCGGCGTGGTATTCATGGGTCTGGGTTATTGGTATGCTACGCCGAAAGCCGAACGCCCGCAGCCTGCCGCCGCAGGCGCAGCGGAAACCGCCCGTAATTAATTGAGGATTGACCGTGGATCACCTGCCGATATTTTGTCAGTTACGTGGCCGCGCCTGCCTGCTGGTAGGCGGTGGCGATGTCGCTGAACGCAAAGCGCGTTTGTTGCTGGAGGCAGGTGCGCGCATCACCGTTAACGCCCTCGAATTCAGCCCGCAGTTTAAAGTGTGGGCTGAGCAAAATATGCTGACGCTGGCCGAAGGGGCGTTCTCTGAAACGCTGCTGGACGAAAGCTGGCTGGCGATTGCCGCTACCGACGATGATGAGGTGAATCAGCAGGTTAGCGATGCCGCTGAATCCCGCCGAATTTTCTGCAACGTGGTGGATGCGCCGAAACAGGCGAGTTTCATTATGCCGTCGATTATCGACCGTTCCCCACTGATGGTCGCGGTCTCTTCCGGCGGTACGTCCCCTGTTCTGGCCCGACTGCTGCGCGAAAAACTGGAAGCCAGCCTGCCACTGCATCTGGGTAAAATCGCCGCTTTTGCAGGTACTCTGCGTGGTCGTGTAAAACAAACTTTTGCCACCATGGGCGAGCGTCGCCGTTTCTGGGAAAAATTCTTTACTAACGATCGTCTGGCGCAGTATCTGGCCAACGAAGACCTGCTTGCCGTTGAAAAAGAGACGGAATCACTGTTCTCCACCCCACTCGATCACCGTGGCGAAGTAGTGCTGGTTGGCGCTGGCCCCGGCGATGCAGGCTTGCTGACGCTGAAAGGCTTGCAACAAATTCAACAGGCTGACGTTGTGGTTTACGACCGCCTGGTGTCAGACGACATCATGAATCTGGTCCGTCGCGATGCCGACCGCGTGTTTGTCGGCAAGCGTGCGGGCTACCACTGCGTGCCGCAGGAAGAGATTAACCAAATCCTGCTGCGGGAGGCGCAAAAAGGCAAACGCGTGGTTCGCCTGAAAGGCGGCGATCCGTTTATCTTCGGGCGCGGCGGTGAAGAACTGGAAACCCTGTGCAACGGCGGAATTCCGTTCTCTGTCGTCCCTGGGATCACCGCAGCGTCCGGCTGTTCCGCCTACTCAGGTATTCCACTTACTCACCGGGATTACGCGCAAAGCGTGCGCCTGGTCACCGGCCATTTGAAAACCGGCGGTGAACTCGACTGGGCGAACCTGGCAGCAGAGAAACAAACGCTGGTGTTCTACATGGGTCTGAACCAGGCCTCGGCCATTCAGCAACAGCTGATCGCCCACGGCATGGAAGAGAGCATGCCGGTGGCGCTGGTGGAAAACGGCACGGCAGTGAATCAGCGCGTCGTGGACGGCACGCTGAACCAATTAGGCGAGCTGGCCACCCAGGTCGGCAGCCCAGCGCTGATTATCGTGGGCCGTGTGGTGGGTCTTCGCGACAGGCTAAACTGGTTCTCAAACCATTAAATACCAAGGGAGGCATAAGGCCTCCCTTTTACTTTTCTGCCTCTGCACAGCTATCCCGCAAAATTCTTAATACGGTTTCTGCGCCACTGCGGTTAGGGTTGATGCGGATCATCCGCTTTTCGAGGCCAGGCTCGGCCTGCCTGAACGTCCCGGAAAGCCGATAAAAAAGCGGCGGGATCTCATACTTAGATTCTGCGCCTACCGGATAAGGCAATGCGCCCAGCTTTTGTGCGGCGGCCAGCACCTTTTCGGCAATCGGCCGATGAAACTCCACCAGCAGCACCTTCGACTGCGCATTGGCAATAAATGCATTTTTAACCTGAGGCACAGCGCCCTGAGACAATAGCTCAACCAGCGTATCGTTCACCTGTGCCTGAACGGCATGCATCACCGGGGCGAAGACCAAACCGCGCAGCACCTCCATAGCCTGAAAGCCCTGGACCTGGCTGCCGCCGGAGTACATGCTCTGGCGCACCGCCTGAACGGCCGATTTGTCGCCGACCACAACGCCGACGCCCACCGGGCCAAACAGTTTAAAGCAGGAGAAAGTCGACAACGTGGCCCCACACTCGCAGCCGATTTTGTCGACCTTCATCACCGCATAGTTATCGTCGGCCAGCGACGGCAAAGCGTGGCGATTAAAGCAGGCCACCACCTCAGCCAATGAATAGGCATCATCCAATGTCTGCCGGGTGTGCTGAATCAAAGCCGCGACGGGTCGATGAGCCGCAATAGCGGCTTCCACGTCATTTAACTTATTGAAATCGGCCCGAATCAGCGCCAGCCCCATCTGTTCGGCGATAACCGCCGTGGTCGGATACAGAGGAGCCTGATGAATCAGCAGCTTATCGCCAGCGTTTAGCAATGCCATCAGTCCGCTACGAATCGCCCCGGTTCCGGCCCCCTGCACCAGCGCAGCGGCTGGCGCAGAAAAGAAATCAGCCAGTACGGCCTCAACTCTCTGCGTAGTGTTTGGCTGATTCAGACCGGGTACCAGGCCGACATCCCCCAGGCTCAAAAAATCAGCGCCTGGAAAATGCCGGCAGATAATATCCACCAGGGCGAACTGCTTCTGCTGGGCCTGAGCCAGGCTCAGGCTTTGCAATGGCCAGCTTTCCACACAACCCCCTTAGGCCGGGATAAACAGGCCGCAGAAGAACAGAATATTCAGCACAATGCCGGTTATCATCACCGCCACAACCGGCGCGGCCATTTTCTGCACCGGGCGACCCAGTGATTCGTTCAGGAAGTACAGCGCCGTCGCAATGGTGAAGCCGGTATAGCCCGCCATCTTGATGGCGGCAAAGATAGAGCCAATCAGCAGCGCCATCTCCATCAGCATGTTCATCGCGTTACGAATGTTATCCGAGGCGTTGCGTACCGAAGGATAACGGCCCAGCCATTTCCCAATGGAGCGCAGCAACAGGACTTCGGCAGAAATCACCAGCGCGCCGACCACAAAAGCGATGAGCGGATTAGCAATCAGGTAGCCCACGGCAAAGACAAAGGTGAACCCGGCCACAGCGTAAACACCGGTCGCCAGCGCCGTCGTGGCAATCATCGGCACAAAGCCCAGGCCACGCATAAACTCGGCCAGCGCGGCCTGATCAATCAGGCTTTGAGACTGCGTCGGATCCAGTCCAACCTTGTAAGCTTTCTCCAGCGTAAAGATGGACACCTCACTGCCTGCAAACAGCTTCATGCTGGCAACGGCGGCGATCAGCCCGCCAACGATGGCAATATACGGCAAATTCTTGATAATCCGGGACGTCCGCTCTTCAAACACCGACTGCCCGTGAGCATCGTGTTCATGTTCACCGCGGGAGCGCAGATCCTGAAAAATCGCAATCGCCAGCAGCATAATCATGCCCACGAAGATTTCGATGGATTCCGGGTTAAGCTGCGGGAAGAAACGCACCACCAGCACGCGGGTCAGCAGTACAACCACCGCCGCGAACAGGCTGTTCTTCCAGCCAAACTGGTAGAAAATCGCGACCAGCGGGAACAGCGCAAAGGCAGAGACCACCGGAGAGCTCAGCTCACCCAACGAGCCGAGAACATCTACCGGCAGCGCGGTCAACAGGTGGTTCACCGGCACCAGGCAAGTAAGAATCAAAATCCCCCAGACGGCACCCAGTCCAAACGCCAGCACGCTGTTGGCCGCCAGCACGCCGAGGATGTCGGTCGGCAGGAACAGCAGCCAGCTGTTGAGCAGCCCGGTTTTCAGGGTGAAGGAGATCCCAACGGAAGCCACAAAGCCGATACTCAGACCGAAAGCGATACTCCCCGCCTCGCGGCGGTTCATATTGCCTTCAATAAGCTGCGGCAGAATCGGTCGAATCCCGTCGTGGAACACCGCCGCGGAGCGGTGCGCCAGTAAAGCCGTCATCCCGGTCAGCAAGGCAACAACAACAAGGTGAAGGTAGAATTCCATACGGATGCCTTTATTTTAAATGGTTAACGAGCAGTGGGATGGCGTGCTCGATATGCTCAACGGAAAGGCCAAACGCCACTTTGCCTTCTGAGACCAGGCGGGCGATTTGCTCTTCTTTCGCTTTAATACCGGGCTTGGCGATGGTGCAACTGCGGTTGTAGCCAATCACCGCGATGGCGATAGACAATGCCGCACCCGCCCCGGTATTACAGGCCCCAATGTAGTAATCAAGCTGGCCGGATTTCACCTTCAGCGCGGCGTCCATGTCGTTATAGATAAACACTTCGAAGCTGCCCGGTGCGGCGGTTTCGATGGTCTGTTTGATGAGTTCGCGCTGTAGGCCAGCGACACCGATCTTTTTCATGGGAAATCCTTACTTATAAAAGACAGAGGGGTTGTCACGTAACATCAAATCGACGTCTGACTGGCTGAAACCGGCCTCCAGCAGCATCGGCACAAACGTGGTAAGCAAATAGTCAAAACCAGGCCCGCCGTTCGCTTTCAAATGGGAGCGACGAGTAATGTCCATCGACAGCATGACGTGGTCGAGTAGCCCGCGATCTTTGAGCGCGCTCAGCATCGCAATGCGTTTTTCGTCCGGGTAATAGCTGTTTTTGCCGATGGTATCGAACTGGACGTAGGCGCCCTGATCGATCATCCGCAGGATGTTGTCCAGATTGTCTTTCAGATCGCAGTGCCCGACGGTGACGCGGGAAAGATCCACGCACCATGACTTCAGCAACGCGAGCTGTTCAAGGCCCATGGTGCTGAATGACGTGTGGGTAGAGATCGGCCTGCCGGTTTCATGATGGGCGATGGCTGCAGCCTGGAAAACTCGCTTCTCTACCGGGGTGATAACGTCCACGCTGGAGCCAATTTCCGCGATGATCCCGGCTTTTAATGCCGTGCCGTCGATACCGATTTCAATTTCATCGATCATCTCCTGCGCCAGCACTTTCACTGGCGTGGTGGCTACATGCGGCGGGAAGAAATCGTGCTGGTAATAACCGGTGCAGGCCATCACGTTCATCCCGGTATCACGGATGATATCCAGCAGGAACTGTGGGTTACGCCCCATGTAGCGGTTGGTCATTTCAATGATATTGCGCACGCCCTGCGCGTAGAGTGACTTCATCTCACCGCAAATCAGCTCGTACTGATCCAGTCGGCAATCGATGTTGTCCTTGAAGCTGGAAAGATCGATATGAAGATGCTCGTGGGCATAGGTATAGCCCGATGGATCGATATGCTTATGCCCCGTCATGGTTCACTCCACCTGTTGAAGAGATATTCAGCAGCGGCAGGAACGACGTTCCGTTCTGCGGCGCGGCTGCCCTAAAAAAGTCACAAACTGTGGCGCCCACATCTGAAAGCGTAGCGCGTGCGCCCAGATAAGTGCCTGTTATACCGGGTTGCCAAACCAGCAACGGCACGTTTTCACGGGTGTGCTTACTGTGGCCAATCGTCGGGTCGTTCCCGTGATCCGCCATCACAACAAGGCAATCCCCGACCTGCATATCGGCCATCAGCAGAGCCAGGTTTTTGTCTACCAGCTCAAGCCGCTCGGCGTAGCGCACAACGTCTTCTGCGTGTCCCGCCAGATCGGTTTCCTGAATATTGGTGCAAATAAAGGCGCTGCCAGGTTTATTCAGCTCATCCCGAGTGATATCGAGAATGTGCTGTGAGTCGACCAGATTCTGGTAGCTGGTTCCGTGTGGGTTAATGGCAATATCCGCCACTTTGCCTACCAGCACGGTTTTAACGCCGACATTATGCAGCTGCTGCGGAGCCTGAACGCTGGCATCCACGCCGTAACCCATATGCACCACCTGGAACCCACTTTTGTATACCCCGGAACGCGGGGCGTTAATGCCGACATAAAGCCCCTGTTTCTCTTCCGCGGCGTTAATCAGCTGCTCGCTGCTCTCAAGCAAGCCACCAAACGCAATGACCCGACCCACTTTGACGCAGCGGCGCACGACTTCGCCAATGGCACGTACTTGCTCAAACGATATGGCGCTGAGGTTGGCACTGATGTTAAACACCTGCCCGAGATCGGCCTCAAGATTATCGCCCACGGCGACGGCCTGATTTACCCACAGAAACTGCAGTTCAGCGCCTTTGCGTTCAACCTGCCAACCTGCAGCGCTTAGTTCACGTTCAACGTCGTCGATCACTGCAGAAAACGGCATACGGAGTGGCGTTTGTGGCCGAGTACCCAAAATTTCCTGATGCCCCATAAAGGTGTCACCGCCCTCATGCTGCAGCGCCGCAGTGCCATACACGGCATCGGCGTTCGGCTTCATCACATTGGCCGTAAAGCCCAGCGCATTAATCAGGCCCAGCTTCTCAAGCATGGGTAAACGCAGGTCGGGAAAATGCTGCAGGATATGTCCGCAGGTGTTCGCGCCGATGTCCTGCGGCCTGACCTCCGGCACATCATCCATCGCGCCTACGCCAAAGCTGTCTATCACCAACACCAGAAACTTACTCATGTTGACCTCCCGGAATAGGATGCCCAAGGCTGTCGTACAGCGCTTCAAGTACCGGGTTCCCGCTTTGGATGCCGGACACCAGCGCCACATCGCTGCGGGTGACAAAAATCTGCGTGCGGAAGCACATCACCACCGGGCTGCCAACGGGATAGCTGCCTTCCAGCGCCAGGTGATAGTCAATGCTGGTGTTGTCTGGCGGCAGCAATCGTGCCTGCTCGAGCTGTGTATCACTGCTGAACACCAGCGCATTCTGCGCATGGCCACGACGATAATATCCGCCGCCGAAGCAATAGCTTTTGCCCTGAAACTGGTGGGAAACTTCCGTCAGATAGAGCATCGCAATCGCCTCCGGCTGGTCACCATGCTGGTTCGCCGGAATGGTCCCGGTCAGCGCGTGGCCCGGTTCGGCATGAGTGACCCCGTGCTCCGCCAGAATAGAAAAAGTACTGCAGCTTGAGGCCGACGGCGCGTTGATTTGCTCGATCTCAATCCCCTGTTCGTGCAGCAGGTCCCGCGCCTTCAGCAGCGTCATCAAATTGCGGGTGGGCTGTGTCTGTTGCTGCTCTTCGTTCCAGAGCAGGCAGGGAAAATGCGTCAGCCCGGCAAGCCGAATGCCCGGCATAGCGCGAATGGCACCTACCACATCATCCAATTCACCCAGCGGGAAACCGGCTTCCTGACCCGGGTAAAGTCGGTCGTACTCGGCGAACACTTTCAGCATCACAGCCTGAACGCGCCCGCTCGCCAGCGCGGCATCAGAAACTTCACGGGCTTTTTCCAGCGAAAAAAGAGTGATGATTTCCGTCTCACTGTTCACATTTTCTTCAACCAGGGCCGCCGGCACCTGCACCAGATGGCCCACATGCGAAACGGGCACATTGGCTTCACGCAGCGTGCGGGCTTCTTTAAAATCAACGGCCACGGCGCCTTTAAAGCCCAGCTCAATCAGCTTGTTGGCAAGCCACGGGTTACGCCCGATTTGCTTGGTCATAAAGTAGAGCGTGATGCCGTGCTTCTGCGCGGCCGCGAGCAGCTTCCGGCCGTTCTCCAGAACCTGATCGACATCGATGATCCAGGTATCGGGAAGTACTGCGCCCTGCCGCCAAAGCGTTCTGGCGGCATCAATCAACACCGGGTTCTGTGCCTTGAGTGCCTCAATAAACATGCCTTGCCTCGCGACCTGAGAAATAAACCTCTTAAATAATCATTTTTTTGAATATTTAAGTTGAGAAAAAACGCTGCCGATAAATCCGTTAGCTCTTATGAATCAGCCACAGGCTGAACAGGTTAGCCAGCAGATACCCTTCTTCGTTCGGGTGCAACTGCACGTTGAACGGCGACAGTAATGCGTGGTGGGCCTGCTCCACTTCGCCAAAGACGCTGTCGCTTTTAATCTCCGCCAACAGTTCGGCATCCAACGGGTTCACCTCTTCCCCACGACGGCTACGCATCAGTGCGTTAGCCATGTGGGTGATCGCCATTGCCCCCTGGTCGTTCTGCAGCGGGATAGCCCAGTGGCTCTCGAGCAGCGTCACAACCACTTTCATGCCATCACAAATATCCCGGTCGATGACGCCTGCTTCACACAGCAGATTGAGCCGGTCTTCCATACTGATTACCTCTGTCAATAGCTTGGTTCCTGTTCACCGCTCAGCACGCTTTGCTGATGAGCCAGCAGGGCATTCTTATCCACCACCGTTCGCAGCAATTGCTGAATGGGGATATCTTCGCTGCGCGTCAGCACCACCGCTTCCGATGCCGTCAGGAAGCATTTGTCCCCGTTTAACGGGAGGGCGGTCAACCCCAGGGCCGTTAAATCGGCCTCGTTGCTAACGTTCCAAATCACTGCATCCACGCTGCCCTTCGCGATTCTGTGCAGGCACTCGTGGTAGGACACGTCGAGCAATTCCACATCCTGCCCGGCGAAATAAACATCCGTCATGATGCGCTGATCCGCCGAACGGGGATCAATCCCAATGCGGCGAATACTCTCCTGCTGCCCGGCGCGGCAAATCAGTTTGTGCTCGCCCACGTAGGTGTGCGGCCCCAGCGCCAGTGCGATAAAAAGATCCGGGTTGCTAAGGTAGCTGTCCGCAGCCAGCCTGGACACGACGGCCAGGTCATAAACGCCATTCAGCAAACATTCCACGCGAACATCCGACCCACGCATGTGGGCATAGTAAAACGGGATCCCGTCAAACTGCGCCTTCAAACCGCTGGCCAGCCCTTCATAAAGCCGGGTGTACGGCAGCGGCATAGCACACACTACATTGCCGATATCCGCGAACGCCAATAGGGCTTTGTTATCCATGCTCAGCAAGTAGCTACCGTTGCGGCCACGGCGTTCAACACTCACCGCTCCAGCCTTCTCCAGCGTCTTCAAAGCGGCCTGCGTCAGGCCAACGGAAAAGCCGCACTCGCCTGCCAATTCATCTATGGTTTTCAGTCTGTTACCACATTTCTCACCCAGTAAATAACGGGCCAGACTGGATTGGGCAACGCCCTCTTTTTTAATAAAGCTGCGGCTCATCAGTTATCTTCAATTTATTGAATGAATATATCTTCATAAAATTGAATATAGATGGCAAAGGGGAAAATGACAAAAGGAGAATGCAGTCACAAAAAAGAAATAACCCGCCAGGCGGCGGGTTATTCATAGGGAAAGATTATGGGTGAGCGACGAAACCGATCGCTTCATACACCTTTTTCAGCGTCTCACCGGCACGAGCACGGGCTTTTTCTGAACCTTCTTTCATTACCTGCTGCAGGAAAGCTTCGTCGTTACGGTAACGGTGGTAGCGCTCCTGAAGCTCGGTCAGCATACCGGACACGGCTTCCGCCACTTCGCCCTTCAGATGACCATACATTTTGCCTTCAAAGCTGGCTTCCAGCTCAGGAATCGCTTTGCCGGTGACGCCGGAAAGAATGTCCAGCAGGTTAGAAACACCCGCTTTCTCTTTCACGTCGTAGCGAACGACAGGCGGCTCTTCGGAATCGGTCACCGCGCGCTTGATCTTCTTCACTACGGATTTCGGGTCTTCCAGCAGGCCGATGACGTTATTGCGGTTATCGTCCGACTTAGACATCTTCTTGGTCGGCTCTAGCAGGGACATCACGCGGGCACCGGACTTAGGAATAAACGGCTCCGGCACTTTGAAGATGTCACCGTACAGCGCGTTGAAGCGGCTGGCCACGTCGCGGCTCAGCTCCAGATGCTGCTTCTGGTCTTCACCCACCGGGACCTGATTGGTCTGGTACAGCAGAATGTCTGCGGCCATCAGCACCGGGTAGTCAAACAGACCTGCGTTGATGTTTTCTTCATAGCGGGCAGATTTGTCCTTGAACTGAGTCATGCGGCTCAGCTCACCGAAATAGGTGTAGCAGTTCAGCACCCAGCCCAGTTGCGCGTGTTCCGGCACGTGGGACTGAACGAAGATGGTGCTTTTTTTCGGGTCAATGCCGCAGGCCAGATACAGCGCCAGAGTGTCCAGCGTAGCTTTGCGCAGCGCGGTTGGGTCCTGGCGAACGGTGATCGCATGCTGGTCAACGATGCAGTAAATGCAGTGGTAATCATCCTGCATGTTTACCCACTGACGCAGCGCACCCATGTAGTTACCGATAGTTAATTCGCCAGACGGCTGGGCGCCGCTAAATACGATGGGCTTACTCATGTTCTGCTTCCTGATTTGCTAAAGGTGGTAGCCCGAAAGCGGGCAATAAGTCTTCGAAACGATCGAACACAACGTC
Coding sequences within:
- a CDS encoding YhfT family protein — translated: MEFYLHLVVVALLTGMTALLAHRSAAVFHDGIRPILPQLIEGNMNRREAGSIAFGLSIGFVASVGISFTLKTGLLNSWLLFLPTDILGVLAANSVLAFGLGAVWGILILTCLVPVNHLLTALPVDVLGSLGELSSPVVSAFALFPLVAIFYQFGWKNSLFAAVVVLLTRVLVVRFFPQLNPESIEIFVGMIMLLAIAIFQDLRSRGEHEHDAHGQSVFEERTSRIIKNLPYIAIVGGLIAAVASMKLFAGSEVSIFTLEKAYKVGLDPTQSQSLIDQAALAEFMRGLGFVPMIATTALATGVYAVAGFTFVFAVGYLIANPLIAFVVGALVISAEVLLLRSIGKWLGRYPSVRNASDNIRNAMNMLMEMALLIGSIFAAIKMAGYTGFTIATALYFLNESLGRPVQKMAAPVVAVMITGIVLNILFFCGLFIPA
- the nirC gene encoding nitrite transporter NirC, with protein sequence MFTDTINKCAANAARINRLSQTNPLGFWVSSAMAGAYVGLGIILIFTLGNLLDPAIRPLVMGATFGIALTLVIIAGSELFTGHTMFLTFGVKAGTISHGQMWAILPQTWLGNLVGSVFVALLYSWGGGSLLPVDTSIVHTVALAKTTAPAMVLFFKGALCNWLVCLAIWMAIRTEGAAKFLAIWWCLLAFIASGYEHSIANMTLFALSWFGHHSEAYTLSGIGHNLLWVTLGNTLSGVVFMGLGYWYATPKAERPQPAAAGAAETARN
- a CDS encoding PLP-dependent transferase; this translates as MESWPLQSLSLAQAQQKQFALVDIICRHFPGADFLSLGDVGLVPGLNQPNTTQRVEAVLADFFSAPAAALVQGAGTGAIRSGLMALLNAGDKLLIHQAPLYPTTAVIAEQMGLALIRADFNKLNDVEAAIAAHRPVAALIQHTRQTLDDAYSLAEVVACFNRHALPSLADDNYAVMKVDKIGCECGATLSTFSCFKLFGPVGVGVVVGDKSAVQAVRQSMYSGGSQVQGFQAMEVLRGLVFAPVMHAVQAQVNDTLVELLSQGAVPQVKNAFIANAQSKVLLVEFHRPIAEKVLAAAQKLGALPYPVGAESKYEIPPLFYRLSGTFRQAEPGLEKRMIRINPNRSGAETVLRILRDSCAEAEK
- the nirB gene encoding nitrite reductase large subunit NirB, translated to MSKVRIAVIGNGMVGHRFIEDLLDKAPPDQFDITVFCEEPRKAYDRVHLSSYFSHHTAEELSLVRDGYYEKHGVKVLIGERAITINRQEKVIHSNTGRTVYYDKLVMATGSYPWIPPIKGSETQDCFVYRTIEDLNAIESCARRSKRGAVVGGGLLGLEAAGALKNLGVETHVIEFAPMLMAEQLDRMGGEQLRSKIERMGVRVHTGKNTQEIVQQGTEARKTMRFADGSELEVDFIVFSTGIRPQDKLATQCGLETAQRGGITINDKCQTSDPDIYAIGECASWNNRVFGLVAPGYKMAQVTADHLLGSENAFEGADMSAKLKLLGVDVGGIGDAHARTPNARSYVYLDESKEVYKRLVVSEDNKTLLGAVLVGDTSDYGNLLQLVLNAIELPENPDSLILPAHASSGKPSIGVDKLPESAQICSCFDVTKGDLIKAINKGCHTVAALKAETKAGTGCGGCIPLVTQVLNAELAKAGIEVNNNLCEHFAFSRQELYHLIRVEGIKSFDQLLQKYGKGYGCEVCKPTVGSLLASCWNDYVLQPELTPLQDTNDNFLGNIQKDGTYSVIPRSAGGEITPEGLMEVGRIAREYNLYTKITGSQRIGLFGAQKDDLPEIWRQLIEAGFETGHAYAKALRMAKTCVGSTWCRYGVGDSVGFGVELENRYKGIRTPHKMKFGVSGCTRECAEAQGKDVGIIATEKGWNLYVCGNGGMKPRHADLLAADLDHDTIIKYLDRFMMFYIRTADKLTRTSVWLENLEGGIDYLRSVIVDDKLGLNDQLEAELNRLREKVICEWTETVNTPQAQVRFKHFINSPQRDPNVQTVSERDQHRPATPYERIPVTLVEVEEHA
- the cysG gene encoding siroheme synthase CysG, which produces MDHLPIFCQLRGRACLLVGGGDVAERKARLLLEAGARITVNALEFSPQFKVWAEQNMLTLAEGAFSETLLDESWLAIAATDDDEVNQQVSDAAESRRIFCNVVDAPKQASFIMPSIIDRSPLMVAVSSGGTSPVLARLLREKLEASLPLHLGKIAAFAGTLRGRVKQTFATMGERRRFWEKFFTNDRLAQYLANEDLLAVEKETESLFSTPLDHRGEVVLVGAGPGDAGLLTLKGLQQIQQADVVVYDRLVSDDIMNLVRRDADRVFVGKRAGYHCVPQEEINQILLREAQKGKRVVRLKGGDPFIFGRGGEELETLCNGGIPFSVVPGITAASGCSAYSGIPLTHRDYAQSVRLVTGHLKTGGELDWANLAAEKQTLVFYMGLNQASAIQQQLIAHGMEESMPVALVENGTAVNQRVVDGTLNQLGELATQVGSPALIIVGRVVGLRDRLNWFSNH
- the nirD gene encoding nitrite reductase small subunit NirD → MSQWTTVCQLDDILPATGVCALVGSAQVAIFRPRKDEQVYAISNIDPFFEASVLSRGLIAEHQAELWVASPLKKQHFRLRDGLCMEDESRSVPHYEARVQDGLVQIKA